GTAAATTTATCTTAAACATTGCAAGTTAAATATAGATTTGTTTCTCTTGTATTTTACGTCATTTTGTAAATTGTGCTATAGTTCATGATTCACGTAGGATAATTGGGATTCTTGGTACATTACCTGAGTCGTTGGGATAGACTACTACTATCACTCGCCATTGTAGCGAGCTCCTCTGTCACGCTCTGTTTCTCCTCAAAATCACAATATCTAACTGAATGTACACGCAGTTTCTACAGTCACAGACACTTCCTTTGGTGTTATCAGAATCTGGTCAGCTAATAGCTGTTAAGACACTTATCCATTCATTTCAGTCCTATTAGCTTAACTTTTACTCGGCGAAAAAAATATTTCAGCAGTGTTTATGTTTCGTACACGGTGATCTTGGACATGGCATTGTAGTGATACCATAACTCGTAATGACCAAAACCATCCTCGTCGCAGGGACATGGACGCCCTGGAGCCATCAGAGGGGATGATGAACCTCCTCAAGAAAACCAACGTCTACACCCTCACCTTTCAGGAGTTTCTTGGAGTGGGCCAGACCAGCGTGCCTAAGGGTGAGAGACTATGTCCCTCTTTCGTTTTAAAATCATAGACTTGTTGGGACGGAAGCCATTATATCGGGTAAAGGATAATCATTTCGCCTCATCAGGAGGATCTTATGTCGTTAActtgtatattatatatgttcAAAGAAGGTTGCTTCTTGGGTAAATTTAAGAATCTTAAGGTAATGTTATGCAATGTTCTCAGTCCTGTTAATAATTCTTTCAACATGATACTTTACCTGACAGTGTTAAGTTGTCGAGTATTGGAACCACGGGAAAGCTTTTTGTATTGGAGGATAATGTTTTACCTTGGCTTCAGAGAGAATGTGGTTGAAGCACAACTTTTCTGTGAAAATACTGATGTAATGGATAAACTCGCATCATGCATTGCTGGTAATAACACATAGCCACCTAGACTACGTTTGTAGATTCCATCTTAGTAGAAACTTCCTGTTGGTGAAGGTGCTGCTTTGGCATACATCCTGTGGTATTAGAGGTACCATGACTTATTTTTCATATAGATTTGCAAGTGTATGTGGGCCAGTGTATTGTAACGAAATTCAGCAAAATATTCTCAATTCAAGCTAGGCTATGGGTCAACATAGGTTGCTTCACAGTGTTTTTGAATTCATGTGACCAAGCACAGTGTTAACAATTTAAGAACAAGCAACATATATCGAGTGCCCACTTTCTTTGGAAGAAAACATTGTAAGGGTACGTGAAAGGGAAGttattcattgaaaaaaaaatcgctttggATTGCATGGCGGAGGCTTTGAAAGTCTTGGCGTATCCCAAGGGCATTCGAGAGGCATTACTTCCCTGGACGACGCATGCCTGGCCACCTAATGCTAGCTTCCATCTACTTACATTCAGTACGTATGTACTCACCTTGGATTACGTGATTATGTGGAAGTAGAGTCATCTGGGTGACACTGTATTACTTTGCGATGGCAGCATCATGCGGCATGAGCTCAGAAATTTTGAGCGTTATCCTCTGCGCACAACAGTGACTCCAGTGTCGTGCTTTTGGTTTCCTCTCTCCAAACAAGAGCGCGACCCAGGAGAGGGGTAGACAGAGTTCCTGACTGACGGAGATGGTCGGGTCAGGGCAGGAGGATGGCTGAGCATTAATTTCcccggcaagaaaaaaaaaacgaagcttATGTGCGAGGTTCAGATAGTGCTTTCTGATCCCAATTTCTTGTTCTGGTGTAGATAATGTCTCCTGGTCATTATGTCTTGTTCTGATGTAGGTAAGTTTCCTGGTCACTGCGTCTTGTTCTGATGTAGGCATGACACACGTAGAGGGAATTAGCATTCATTATACACGCATACGAAGAGTACGGTGATAAATGACTAAAGTTATAGAGGTAGAGCAGTGGTGGCCCCTTGTTTTCAAGACAGACAAGACGcgagttacagaggtgggctggaGGCCCCTGTCCTCGCATTGATGCGTGTGATCAGATCCCTCTCCCCAAGAGCAGGGTTCGTGTGTTCCCATGCTTGTTTGTTGTTACTGATGTGTTACCTCCCATGGACAGGCGTGTATGACGTGGTGGTGCTGGCCGGAGGCATGGGCGATGGCCACATCCCCGTGTCTGGCGTCGACGAACTGATCCACTTCGCTAAGCCAGGTACGACCTCCAGTCACTGAACAAGGTACGACCACCAGTCGTCACTAAACCAGGTATGGCCACCATCACCGCTAGTCATTTAAGAATCAGATACGACAGCCACTGCCAGTCATCACTGAGCCAGGTGAGACCCAGATTACCAGCCTTGTAAGAAAAACAATCTCTGGTGCTTACATTATCACGCAACAAGGGTTCACCAGCCAGACAGAGCCATCTCAACTGCTGGTTTCACTAGGAGACATGGCtagtggccatatatatatatatatatatatatatatatatatatatatatatatatatatatatatatatatatatatatatgaacatagtgcaaagaaacgcgcaccttcatagaacatacaaacctccaacagccaggatcgaacacacacacacacacacacccatgtacaGCTATTAGATGCCTGTCATAACCCCAACGTTTTAAAATATCATCGTCTTTCCTTTATTCAAGCTTAACACAGTAAGATAGACAGCCGCGATGTTACGGATCCAGCAACTAATAATCCAAGATCAATGCAGAGAAAGACAGCCTCGACCTTACAGAAGATCTAGTAATGGATCAGTAAGAATTAATGCAGTAAAATGATATTCCAGGAGGTTTGGTGATAATTGTGATGCGACTGGAGTTTCTGGAGACTGCGAAGGAATATAAGGGAAAGCTGGAACCTCACATGGACCGTCTGGAGAAAGATGGACGCTGGTGCAAGGTAAAGTCAGATACTCGGGTTCATTGTTGAATATGTCTGCTACGTTCACACCAGCATGTTTGATCACAGTGTCAGCACACTTGGGCTAATTCGTGTCTCTGTCACTTGCTTAAGTCAAAAGATCACTCTACAGACTCGCACCTCAAGACATTTCTTCCTTTATAGATAGCCAGGAAGCTGGTGCCCAATTACTACCTTGATAAGGAGGGAGTTGTCTTCACGTACCGTGTCTTGTGAGAAGCCTTCGTCTACTGCCATCCTTGTGCGGGCAAAGTCCTTGCTGCCACAGATGGCGTGACATCTTCCATCATTCCGTCCGTGATATCCAAGCAAGAAGTTTTATTATAATGAGTGCACCTATAAGTTGCAGATTAAAACGAGGAAACTGCAAGTACCgataaagagaaccagaatataatatGCCAGTCGCCACTGGGTGGGGCTAGAGTATAGATCACTCTCACCGAATTCACGTCTCCCAAGTTACAAACTTACCTTATGCTctgggaaatatattttctttttctaatagaGTTATGCAATTTACGTAAACCAATACTTGTATTCATATCAATATCACCACGTTTGATAAAGGACGATTCAACAGTTTATCTATTACTGAATTATTGTATGTAATAGCACTCCATTCAATTTGATGACAAACATTGCATTAGATTAGATCCGTCCACCTCAAAAGACTGCGAGTTTAGTGCTGTTGGGACGCAGCGGTGCTATGCTGTCCAAGCCGACGTATCAATGAGCACTTTGTTGTTGTTCCATGTATTTTGCACTCAAGCGTGGATCTAAATACACTTGATGTTTAATAACATTCAAGGAGTATGTAGAGAGCTCTTCCTCTCCTTAGCAGTACGTTTCCCACAAGACAGTAGCTGTGCCGACACCATTACATTTCTTTACCTGTCGTTGAACTAAACTCTATCTCACACCGGTAATATTAGAAGTTTCTTCGCCGTTTATTTCTGTCCCTTGTAAAATGCAACTCTAGAAGCAAATTTTGTCTCTTGCTAGGGAGAAGTGGTGCCACAAAGTACGAATTTTAGAGTGATTACTGATGTTCACATTTCTGATTATCAGAATCAGCAGTTGTGCCGGTCTGTCTTTTATAAGGCTAGTTTTATTTTTTCCATGTATTTTTCACAGTGTCTGAATTTAGCATATATTCCATGTTACTGTAGACTACAGTTATCTATATCTTTGCATTCGGagcatattatttttctttgtatgatgTGTGTCAGACCAGTGTATCTGCTCCATGACACAATGGATTAAAACTAATGGTATCAGTGGTCTGTACTTAAATCTTTGTTAGTGTTAGCCTCATTCATAACCAGTGCCATTCTGTAATAGATATAGAAATAAATTATATATCTCCAGAACCGCTTTAATAACGCACCTACAGATTCAACGTATCATTACAGTCAAAGGTAGAAAAACAGTCATAGGGAGGGAAACTGTCGGATAGGGAAACTGAACGAAGTTCAGGAAATCGTCTGTATCAAATAAATGGTTAAGGTGAGACTAAGACAAGAATataagtggaaaaccaaattatATCATAATAGTGGGGACATAAGGAGACGTGTGGAGTGCTTGTTTTTATTGGTGCTCAACAATTAAGACGAGTGACGTGCGGACGCACTGTGCTCCGGGGCCAGCGAGTGTGTGGGGCTGCCTTCGCCACGTAGGGACTCCCACAACACACTCTACACTCCTGAAGTCGGATGTGTGGGCTCCCTTGTCTCCAAGGGACTCCATAACACACTCTAAGCTCTTAACTCGCCTATCTTAACCTACTTTTTGTGGTAGAACAAGAAGGAAATCCGAGGGTGCAGTCTTACGAAGGAGCAAGATAGATGTACTTTTCTCTACAGTTGAGTCTTGTGTAACGGGgcggtgtggagggagaggatctCGGACGGATGGAGAATCACTGACGTCCTATCGAACCCCAGGTTCCTCCTGGCCCTCCTGAGGTGGGTCGTGTTGCCGGGGCGTCCGGGTCCTCTGATCTTCCGCGCCAGTTTACCAACTACTCAGAAGCGGCAGCCTTCCCCGCCGCTGGCACAGCGTGGTTAAATTGCACGTAGCTGTAAGAGTAGGGGTGGTAGGGCgcgtagtagttgtagtagtggtgataaGGGTAGTAgctggggtagtagtagtagggataGTGATAGGGGTACGGTTTCCAGTAGCCTGGATTCTTCTGTTCATGGTCCTTCGGTGAGGGGAGAGCGGCGCCGAGGGTGACCACGGCCAACACTGCTACAGTCACTACCTGACGGATACAACAACATTCCGTGTTATTATAATGATATGGTCACTACAATGAGTCTTACTTCTTACTGATAAAGCTAGAGGGGTACATCacagctgggtgggtggtgaggctagGAGGTACCTCGGCTGGCTAGGTGGTGAGGCTAGGGGGTACCTCAGTTGGCTGGGTGGTGAGGCCATGGGATACCTCATAGTTGGCTGGGTGgccattattatcatacataatttTGCTTAGTATGGGGATGCCTCACTGAATATCAATTTTATTTCTatatagtaattttgttttgtttatttcttgTATAGTTTCAGTGGTACAAAGAAAACCAAAAATGAAAAGTGACATTTTGATCATTCTTAAAAGAAACATTTTCTCTATTattacttccattttctttaatgagGAAGTAAACACTGGCCTCGTGTGGTTATTGAAATCGTTTCTCCCAAGAAACCAAAGACTGATACATAATAGTGCATTCAGACATACGAACCTAACTATAAAAAGTTCAGGAAAGACGggaagttgtgaaagaagaaaagtgttCACAAATATTGGATATGAGGGCATGTTACCGCTGCTTCCTTTGCTAAACATCAGTCTGGGGCAACAGGTAGACTGGTAAGTTTATAATACTCAAACTCTgtccaggaatacttgacaagaTGTTTTAAGTTTGTCCGAGCATATCTGACCATGGTTCATTCCCAAGTATAGCTGATTACTGGTAGGCTGACATCAAGGGTTATCGAGGAATGTAAACACCGTAAAGCCACTTAAATGTATAATCTCGTTGCTTACGTATTTTTCGTTTATCTATTTTAGGAGTCTCAGTCCTTAGAAAAACATCTACCTAAAGTTAACTGTTTGCCTCTCagtttgaagtgttttagagctGCCAGTCACTTTTGTCTTTCATGCGTATCTGCCGATCGGTGGATACGATTGCCATGCCAAATAGTGATGTCTAAAAACTGGTTACAAATACGATGATGTTTCTATTAATCTTTTGAAAGATATTGCAGCTGTTTTTGTTCGCACATATGAAGCTTGTCAAGTATCCTTGGAGCAGCTTATAGAACtttgactgaatatatatatatatatatatatatatatatatatatatatatatatatatatatatatgtgtgtgtgtgtgtgtgtgtgtgtgtgtgggttgaaggAAGTCATAGTGATGCGTATGATCTAGAATGAGAAGGCTcagaagtctatatatatatatatatatatatatatatatatatatatatatatatatatatatatatatatatatatatattcatactatttgccatttcccgcgttagcgaggtagcgttaagaacagagaactgggccttagagggaatatcctcacctgacccccttctctgttccttcttttggaaaattaaaaaaaaaaaacaagaaaggggaggatttccagccacccgctccctcccctttcagtcgccttctacgacacgcagggaatacgtgggaagtattctttctcccctatccccagggatatatatatatatatatatatatatatatatatatatatatatatatatatatatatatatatatatatatacacgagaggcGGAGTTAAGACGTCGTTGGTACGTAAGTGTTTATTATGGTTTGTGGTCGTTGTGTTTAGCACGGTCCCTGCCATTTTTATGATGTAGACTAGACAGGAGGCCTATTACAAATTTTGTCTGCGACAAAGCTCTCTAGTTCATactgaccttcactaatattagtgaaggtctgtgtgAGCTGGAATAGCTTAGTCGCAGACAACATTTATACACGatttcctttcttgtccacataataaaaactTTATGACAAGCATAATGCCAAACCCGAACACCACATATGcggactgttctaagtcttctatctcattcttgtatctcccctgacgat
This window of the Panulirus ornatus isolate Po-2019 chromosome 10, ASM3632096v1, whole genome shotgun sequence genome carries:
- the LOC139750969 gene encoding methyltransferase-like protein 27, with product MEAPTKDPSSMKNTQEDEETTNLVKDIFRPGQTPGQSVAAYDEWSKNYEESLSQGVYNAPYIAVQEVERLVAKEQRERFRVLDVAAGTGWVGRELSKIGFKDMDALEPSEGMMNLLKKTNVYTLTFQEFLGVGQTSVPKGVYDVVVLAGGMGDGHIPVSGVDELIHFAKPGGLVIIVMRLEFLETAKEYKGKLEPHMDRLEKDGRWCKIARKLVPNYYLDKEGVVFTYRVL